The genomic stretch TAAGGTCGATCGTCCATTTTGGATGATCGACCTTTTTCTTATTGAGTGAGATGTCAGCCAACGTAATGCATCTTCATCAGCTATTGGCAATGAAGCGGACTGGGTACGGTTACGATGGCTCGTCACTAGGACCGGATGATGTGGACCACCGCACAAACAAAAAGGGCGTAGCTAAAGCTACGCCCTTTTGAATTCAATTGTTGCTCTGTTTATTGAGCTTCCGGATCGTAAGCTGCCTGTTTGACTTCCAATGCATTGATCAGGCGACCTTCCAGAGTGAGGAAACGGTACAGGGAGAATTCGCGGTTGGACATGGCGGTTTCCAGCAGTACCGAGTTGCTGAATACTTCATTGATGGAGTCGAGCACATCCAGCAGGGAGCGCTGACCAACATTGAATTGCATCAGGTACATGTCACGGGATTCCATGCTGTACTGCAGGGCTTCCTGGTGCTTCTGGATGGACTGAACCGCAGTCTGGTACTCGGTCCAGGCTGTAGCAACCTGTCGGGAAAGATCTTCCACGGTATCCTGAAGAGTGGCCTTGGTTTCCTTGATGCGATCATCAGCAGACTGGCGATCGTAGTAATCAGAGGTGCCGTTGAACAGATTCCAGTTCAGCGCGAGCATGGCACGGTTGTCGTTGAGGTAGGTCTCGGAACCGTCCAAGTCATCGGTGTAGCGTGAGCTGAGTTCAATATTCACAGTGGGCATGTAAGCGGCAGTGACAACACCCTTGTCGCGTTCGGTTGCAGCGACATCCGCTTTAATGGCCTTGACCTTGGGGTTGTTATCCAGAGCCTTGTCCATGATGGTGTCCATGGAAGCAGGGATTGCGTCCATCTGGAAACCTGTGTCCTGCAGCGGACCGGCCTGAAGCCCGGTGACACGGCGATATTCAGCTTCTGCGATACGCAGGGCGCCCATGTCGGAAATGAGGGTGGTCTCAGCGCGTGCGACACGGCCTCTGGCCTGCATCTCGTCAGCCTTATTGCCAGCACCACCGGCTACGCGTTCTGCGATGGAGTCCAGCACTTCCTGGTGAGCCGTGATGTTTTCACCGGCCAACGCAACCAGCTTGCGTTCGCGAACGATGTCGATATGGGCGCGGATGGCGTCCAGAGCGATGTTTTCCACGTTGTCATACAAACGATGTTCGGCAGATTCGAGACGATTCTTGGAACCCTGGTAGTCATTGTAACGGTTCATGCCGTCAAAGACGTTCTGGGTCAGAGTCAGCGTGGAGTCGGAAGCAGTGTTGGTGTCTCCGTCCTTGTTGTCAATACGAGTTGCTCTGCTATCGTAGTTTTGCAGTCCGTAGTTGACCGAAAGATCAAGGGACGGGAAAAAACGACCAAGGGCCGATGACAAGTCATTGGATACTGCGTCACGGTTGTGCAGCAGTGCTTTGATTTGCGGATGGTGCTTTACGGCAGCCTCCACCGACTCCTTGATGGTTGTGGTGCCGTCCGGGCCGGCAAGGGCCGGGCTGAATGACACAATGGAAATGAATATTGCAAAGATCAGTCGTCTCATCTGAGTCCTCATCGTAAAGTAAAAGTATATAGTCTTCTGGTAGCTTGAATCCGGCTTGTTGGCAAGCCCTTGTAACGAAAAGCCCGGCATATGATATGCCGGGCTTTTGTTGTTATTCAGTACCGGAGTCGATCATGAACTGGATTAGGTCGTCAGCGGTGTTGGTGTCGCTGATTGTGGTCTGGTGCTCGGAGAGTTCGGTTTGCGTTACGCCCAGGAGCTTGACGACAACATCGTTGCCCTGATCGTCACCAACGAGCACTTCCGTGTAATCGATGGAATTGTCCGTGTGCGAGGTGATATCCTTTACCGACATGCCGTCACCCAGTTCAAGGGCGTCGGTGCCGACGTGGAAGTCCTCGACCACGATCATGTCTTCACCATCAGACAATGCTGATCTGTCGATGAGGATGGTGTCGTTGCCTTCACCCGTGATCACGTAATTGTTGCCACTACCGGCGTTGATGATGTCGTCACCGTCGCCGCCGAAGATGAAGTCATTGCCGTCGCCGCCATTCAGAAGGTCGTTGCCGTTTCCGCCGTAGATGGCATCGTTGCCCTCATCGCCGAAGATCTGCACACCATCTGCGGCAGCGTCTTCAGGCTGTTCCGGATCGGTTGCGAAGATGATGTCGTCACCCTTGGAACCGTTGAGCAGATCGTCATCATTACCGATGATCTGGGTGTCGAAGACGCGCTCCACCTGGACGTTGTCAATGATCGTTCCGGTGTGATCTCCGCCTGCGGAGTGGTGCTCGGCAAAGGTCAACTCAGCATGATCAGTGGGCGCCACAGCTTCGAACTCAGCTTCTGCCCAGTGAGCGTTCTTGATGTTCGGCTCGTAGGTCTGAATGACTACGCCATCCTGAACCAGTTCGTACTTCGCGGAATCACTATTCCAGAGCACGCTGGCTACAAGGCTATCGCCCAGCAGGACATCGAAGTTGTTTGATTCGAACGTCGAGCCCCAGGTTCCGCCAAAAGCGAAGCTGATGGAGACAGTCTCTCCTGCCTTGGTGGCGATAGTCTGCGAGAGAACGTCATTGCCGTGGGTCGAATCCAATTCCATGAACTGGCCGTTATCGCGAGTTCTTTCTCCGGCGTAGTCGCGAACGGCCATGTCGTTGCCATTGTTAGACCAGTTGTCGACCTCAGTCGTTGCAAACGGGTTTTCAGTCATTGTCGCAGTGGACTCAAATCCCGAGTTCAGCACAATCTGGCCGGTGGCCGCAACATCCACGACAGCAATGGTCGAGGTGGCGGTGTTGCTCTCTTCTCCGGCAGTATCCATGACCGTGATCTCGATGACCCGGTCGGTCTCATCAGGAGTAGTGCGGCTGTTTTCGAAGGTGATGCCTCCTATGACATCTTCATAGACGTCCATGGGGAAGTCGCCGGAAAGGGAGACAGTGATTTCGCCGTTCGCCTCGGTTATCTCAGCGATCATGCCGTCCGGCAGGTCGCCGGTATTCAGGATGTCACCATCCTTGGCGTTGGTCAGAACGATGGTCGCACCGGACATTTCAGCGGAGTCCACATCATTGATGGAGACATCGCCGGCCACGGCAACCTTGCCCTCGCTGTCAACATAGGTGGCAGCGTAATCAGCGGTGTTGTCCTGTGCGGAGTCGACGCTGATGACCAGATCGTCGAAATCGTCATCGTCATTGGTCCGCAACTGGTCATCGACCAATACGGTCAGTGAACCATCGGCTTCGTTGACGAACTGGAATGTCGCTTCCTCTCCATCGGGGTTGAAGGCGGCAATGTCGAACTGAACGTCGACAATCTTGCTGTTTCCTCCCCGGTCAAGGGAGAGAGCCCAATGCCCTTCATGCATGACGAACTGGAGGTTCGAGGACTGAATGTCGCCATTGGTGATGCCCTTGCCACCTGCATCGGAGATCAGGAAGAAGTGGACATCCTGATCGCCCTCGAAGGTCTCGAGTACGTTCCGCAGCATGGACGCATTGTTGGAATTGGTAAGAATGACTTCCGGGCTTTCTGGTATGGGATCGCCATCGGACACGAAGTAAACGCCGAGCATGTTGGTGTAGCTCGCATGTTCGCTGTCGACAGTGACCTCGGTTCCCTGAGCCAGGTCCAGAGTCGGAGCCTCGTTGGACAGGGTCTGAGGATTGATATCGATGGTTACAGTGGATTCTTCTGCTGCCGGAAGACCGTCGTTGTCCACGGGGATGTAATCAAAGGAAGTCTCAAGGCCTCTTTCCACACCAACATAACGCAGTTCCCAGTTGGAACCGACGTCGGAGTCAGTAGTGAATACGATCTCATCGAAACCATTTCCACCGGTCATTTCCGAGGTGATGGTGTACTCGTTCAGCAGTTCACCGTTGCCAAGGTTCTTGACCGCGCCGGAGCCGACGATCTCGCCGTCGAGCATGGCGATCCAGACCGCGTTGGCATCCACCTCTACGTTATCAGGATCAAAGTGGCCGCCCAGTCCGTCGAATCCGACAGTGGCACTGTCGATGGTTGTTCCAAAATCAACAGTGATGGACTCAGTGTGGTTCTTGGTATTTTCAATTCCATCTCCCTTGCCGACACCGATCCCCTGGCCGATATGATTCGCATCGTTGTCGTATTGCACGAACTTTCCGCCGGTTCCATTTGCGTGGAAGGTGTATCCTTCTTCGGCATTACCGGACAGCTTGAGCTTGCCGCTGGTGACGGTCACGGTGTTATCGCCCCATGTCTGGGTGAGCTTGTGGCCGCCTTGTACCAACGTTCCCCAGTTGTCCCAGTTCAGGTTCTGGCCGTCGATGGAGCCGAGAACAAAGGTGGATGATTGGGACGGGTCTGCTTCGAAGGTGAAGGAACCGGAGCCGAGATCGTAGGTCTCGCCAACAACCACCTGCTCGCCGTTGTAGAGCAGGGTGCCGCCGGTGGGTTCGGAAGTGATGGTGATGCCGGTGACATCGCCGTCTGCATCAAAGACGTTGGTGTCTTCGATGAAGTTGATCTCAACTGGCTGGTTCATGTTGATTTCTTCAACAGTGAAGTCCGATCCGGTGGGACGTTCGTTGACGCCGATATTCAGGGTCTCTTCAACGGTGTTGTTCTGTCCGTCCGTCACGGTGACAGTGACAGACAGGTCGTCAGCGTTGTCCCAGTCGATTGCTGCGGAGTCGGTCAGGGTGATTACTCCGGTGTCAGGGTCGATGGAGAACGGTGAGTCGCCTTCGATAGAGAAGGTGAGGTCAGTGGAGTCGATGTCCGATGCAACTGCGGTGGCGACGTAGGTGCCGTTGGCGGCGTCCACGTTCAGTTCCGGATTCTCGGTCAGGGTGTCCACGCTCCGCATGGTGATATTGTCGATGACGTTACCGAATCCATCGTTGTTATGGGAGGCCAGAACCAGCTCGCCGGAGGTCGCACCTTCGGGGACATCCACGACGATGGTGCCGGTTTCCCAGTCAATGTTTTCGGGGTTGAAAGAACCGACCAACTGGCCGTTCCAATACACGTCAATGTTGCCGCTGTCGGCCTGATTGAGGTTGGCTCCGCGGTCAAAGAGGTCCAGCTCGATGACATACTGTCCCTGGCTGAGGCCATTGATGGTCTGCGAAATTACCAGTGCCTCGCCGCTTCCTACGCCGGTATCAATGACGTTGTCCTGGTCGGATGCACCGGGAATGCCGTCGCGGTTGCCGCTCATGACTTCCCAGCGGTCGCCTTCGACCAGCTGCCAAGGCTCGGGTACGTGACCCTTCGCCCAGTCACCGCTATCGATGTCGATGCTTTCGAAGCTGCCGTTAAGGATGAAGTTGTCATCATTCACTGCAGCAGCAAATGTAAGCAGGGTCGGATCGTTGATGTTCTCGACCTTGACAGAAGCGGTTCTGTCAGCGGTAAGTTCTCCGTCTGTTACGGTGAAACCGAATTCAACATCGCCACTCCAATCATCGGTGGGCTCGAAGGTCCAGGTTCCATCTTCGTTGTCGACAAGAGTGCCATCGCCCTTTTCAAGGGTGACCGAAGTCACGGCGAGGTCGTCGCCGTCCAGGTCGGAAGCGTTTTCGAGAAGCTCTTCCTTGCTGAAAGTGATGGATGTTTCTTCATCAATGGAGTCGAACGTGACATTAGGTGCGGTGAATCCTTCATTCACATCCCCGACATTGACATACAGGGTGTCGGTAACCGGATCGGCAATGCCGTCGGACACGGACACTTCAATGGCGTACTGGCCGCCTGCGCTCTCAATGGCCTCGAAATCAACTTCGCCATTCACGGTGATGACGCCGGTGTTCGGGTCGATGGTGAACGGTCCGTCGGTATCGATGGAGAAGGTCAGGTTGGTTGTGTCGACATCTTCACCCACTGCGGTGGCGATGTATGTGCCAAGGGCCACGTTCTCCTGAATGGAAACCGTGTTGTTTTCCGGCTCAACAGAAGTGGAAAGACGGACGTTGTCGACAACGATGCCGTATCCGTCGTTGTTGAATGATTCCAGCTTCAACGTGCCGCTGCCGCCCTCGGTGTCGATATTGACGGTAAAAGAGTTGCTGGTCCAGTTGTCGGAATTGGGATCAATGGTACCGATATGTTCGTTGTTCCAGTAGACATTCAGGATGCCGCTGGGGTCTTCGCCCAGATTCTCGCCGCGATCAAAGGCGTCGAGGGTCAGGGTGTATTCTCCCTTGGGAAGAGAATCGATGGTCTGGGAGATGATCAGCGCTTCTCCATGACCAACGCCGAAGTCGATGACGTTGTCACCGTCGGTGGCGCCGTCGATGCCGAAGCGATCACCGCGCATGACTTCCCAGCGGTCGCCGCCTTCGATCTGCCAGCCTTCGGGAGTGTGGCCTTGAGCCCATCCGCCCTGTTCGATGACGACATCTTCAAAGCTGCCGTTGACGAGCAGGTTGGAGGAATTGGTCAGGAAGCTGAGTTCCGGTGCGTCATTGATGCCGGTCACGTTGATGGTCAGCGTGGCTGTGGACGTGTTGTCGCCGTCCTTTACGTTGTATTCAACATCAAAGCTGAGCCGTTCGTCTTCGGCCAACTCATAGTTGGAAGCATCGAAGGTGTAGGTGCCATCGGGATTGAAGGTCAGGCCTTCGGGCGCATTATCCGGATCAACAAGGCTGAACTCCAGGTCTTCAATGTCGGTGTCGACGTCAGAGATCTGATCGGGATCGGCCACAGAGCCGGAGATAGTCGACTCTTCATCGACTTCAGCGGTTTCGCCGCTCACGACCGGGGCTTCATTCACGTCGCCCACATGAACGGTGAAGGAGTATGGATCGCCAAGCAATTCGCCTTCGCTATCAATATTCTTGGGAGTTACCGTGATTTCGTAGCTGGCGTTGGTCTCGAAGTCGAATCCTGCGCCACCAATGGCGGTCACAACACCGTTGGCATTGATGGTGAACATGTGGCTCGCATCAGAACCGTCAGCAGCAGTGGCAACGAGGTCGAAGAAGATCTCATCGCCTTCGATGTCTTCTGCTGTCACCTGTGCAATGTCGGTGTCGGTGGCCGTGTTTTCCAGAATGGCGAAGACCGGGTTGCCGGACTCGTCAACCGCATTGACCAGTACGTTGTCGATGCCGAACGATTCGTTGTTCAGAGCTTCGTTAAGTGTGGAACCAAGTTCCAGGGTCACGCTGTCACCGGGGTTGGTGATGGTGATGGACATGTGGTGGATCTGGTCTTCGTATCCACCAAAGCCGATGTTCGAGCGGCCATCGTCCTGGGCAGTGAATTCCCAGGTGATGACAGAACCGTCGTCGGTTGTGATGGTACCACTTCGGAAATCGGTGTCTTCATCGCTGTCGTTGCGTCGGCTGCGCTCCAGCGGCAGGACGATGTCGTTACCATCTACCGTAATGACGAGATCATCAAATCCCCAGGCCTTTGTCTGGGTCCATGAGTCGATCTCATACACATCGAAGTCGATGGTGACCGTCTCGGTTCCTTCCACAATATCAAATGTCTTGGTGGTGCTGTCGCCCATGCCGAATCGGCCGAGGAAGCTGCCGAAATCCGTACTGGTTTCGGTGGTCGTGTTATCAGTCCAGCCAGAGGCTCCCTGCTCAAAGTTGCTGGCGTGCATGCCAACACCCGTGATGACCGGAGCGTCATTCGTGCCGTTGACTACAACAGTGATGGTCTCGGTGGTCGATCCGTCCTTGGAGGTGACGGTAAAGGTCTCGGTGAACGAATCACCGGTGCTCAGTTCCTGAACCTCAGGAATGTTGTTGTCGATGGAATATGTCCATTCGCCAGATTCGGTGATGGTCAGTTCGCCGATATTATCACCCTGATCGACATTGGTATCGAAAAGAGATTCGCCGGCATCATCATC from Pseudodesulfovibrio profundus encodes the following:
- a CDS encoding TolC family outer membrane protein, translating into MRRLIFAIFISIVSFSPALAGPDGTTTIKESVEAAVKHHPQIKALLHNRDAVSNDLSSALGRFFPSLDLSVNYGLQNYDSRATRIDNKDGDTNTASDSTLTLTQNVFDGMNRYNDYQGSKNRLESAEHRLYDNVENIALDAIRAHIDIVRERKLVALAGENITAHQEVLDSIAERVAGGAGNKADEMQARGRVARAETTLISDMGALRIAEAEYRRVTGLQAGPLQDTGFQMDAIPASMDTIMDKALDNNPKVKAIKADVAATERDKGVVTAAYMPTVNIELSSRYTDDLDGSETYLNDNRAMLALNWNLFNGTSDYYDRQSADDRIKETKATLQDTVEDLSRQVATAWTEYQTAVQSIQKHQEALQYSMESRDMYLMQFNVGQRSLLDVLDSINEVFSNSVLLETAMSNREFSLYRFLTLEGRLINALEVKQAAYDPEAQ
- a CDS encoding VCBS domain-containing protein, which gives rise to MADIQLTTGGVIQVPDNGNESVSYALPNNGEVVFGFDIGEAVFSSSNENLVISMEGQGDIIIENYENVARSGNAPTFTLLNGEQVPGDVYLFVFNQPGQETETLETAADGGASGSGVGAYTDDSGTLYRSFDRLQGLESDGNSRLIGDQEDSDIGAATFASSTETNLSAPSVSGPLNLTMEEDGTIIIRDTDILSRVSDPDPGTFLGVTGLTITGGTLTEVRDGAGNLLYWTFEPDADFNGDLDINYTVSDGTFTTAGGGTLVVTPVNDAAIFSGDDDIAVAEDVLIKTSGDLDVSDIDDPSEEYIDTTRAPEGANYGILSIDANGQWTYTLNNTSDAIQQLPEGETLTETITVYSIDGTSHDITVTITGTNDVPSISGNTTGGVTEEAAATLTATGSLLAEDVDLDEDGFSTTVDNTGKVGQLTITENGVWEYTVDNTTTAIQQLGEDDTLTETFTVTSKDGSATETITITITGTNDVPRISGDTTGGVTEEAAATLTTSGTLLSEDVDLDEDGFSTTVDNTGKLGQLTITENGAWEYTVDNDTTAIQQLGEDDTLTETFTVTSKDGSATETITITITGTNDVPRISGDTTGGVTEEAAATLTTSGTLLSEDVDLDENGFSITVDNTGKLGQLTITENGAWEYTVDNDTTAIQQLGEDDTLTETFTVTSKDGSATETITITITGTNDVPRISGDTTGGVTEEAAATLTTSGTLLSEDVDLDENGFSITVDNTGKLGQLTITENGAWEYTVDNDTTAIQQLGEDDTLTETFTVTSKDGSATETITITITGTNDVPRISGDTTGGVTEEAAATLTTSGTLLSEDVDLDEDGFSTTVDNTGKLGQLTITENGAWEYTVDNNTAAIQQLGEGDTLTETFTVTSKDGSATETITITINGTNDLPTISGDDSSSVKELRADVDQDVSLTTGGTLTIDDDDAGESLFDTNVDQGDNIGELTITESGEWTYSIDNNIPEVQELSTGDSFTETFTVTSKDGSTTETITVVVNGTNDAPVITGVGMHASNFEQGASGWTDNTTTETSTDFGSFLGRFGMGDSTTKTFDIVEGTETVTIDFDVYEIDSWTQTKAWGFDDLVITVDGNDIVLPLERSRRNDSDEDTDFRSGTITTDDGSVITWEFTAQDDGRSNIGFGGYEDQIHHMSITITNPGDSVTLELGSTLNEALNNESFGIDNVLVNAVDESGNPVFAILENTATDTDIAQVTAEDIEGDEIFFDLVATAADGSDASHMFTINANGVVTAIGGAGFDFETNASYEITVTPKNIDSEGELLGDPYSFTVHVGDVNEAPVVSGETAEVDEESTISGSVADPDQISDVDTDIEDLEFSLVDPDNAPEGLTFNPDGTYTFDASNYELAEDERLSFDVEYNVKDGDNTSTATLTINVTGINDAPELSFLTNSSNLLVNGSFEDVVIEQGGWAQGHTPEGWQIEGGDRWEVMRGDRFGIDGATDGDNVIDFGVGHGEALIISQTIDSLPKGEYTLTLDAFDRGENLGEDPSGILNVYWNNEHIGTIDPNSDNWTSNSFTVNIDTEGGSGTLKLESFNNDGYGIVVDNVRLSTSVEPENNTVSIQENVALGTYIATAVGEDVDTTNLTFSIDTDGPFTIDPNTGVITVNGEVDFEAIESAGGQYAIEVSVSDGIADPVTDTLYVNVGDVNEGFTAPNVTFDSIDEETSITFSKEELLENASDLDGDDLAVTSVTLEKGDGTLVDNEDGTWTFEPTDDWSGDVEFGFTVTDGELTADRTASVKVENINDPTLLTFAAAVNDDNFILNGSFESIDIDSGDWAKGHVPEPWQLVEGDRWEVMSGNRDGIPGASDQDNVIDTGVGSGEALVISQTINGLSQGQYVIELDLFDRGANLNQADSGNIDVYWNGQLVGSFNPENIDWETGTIVVDVPEGATSGELVLASHNNDGFGNVIDNITMRSVDTLTENPELNVDAANGTYVATAVASDIDSTDLTFSIEGDSPFSIDPDTGVITLTDSAAIDWDNADDLSVTVTVTDGQNNTVEETLNIGVNERPTGSDFTVEEINMNQPVEINFIEDTNVFDADGDVTGITITSEPTGGTLLYNGEQVVVGETYDLGSGSFTFEADPSQSSTFVLGSIDGQNLNWDNWGTLVQGGHKLTQTWGDNTVTVTSGKLKLSGNAEEGYTFHANGTGGKFVQYDNDANHIGQGIGVGKGDGIENTKNHTESITVDFGTTIDSATVGFDGLGGHFDPDNVEVDANAVWIAMLDGEIVGSGAVKNLGNGELLNEYTITSEMTGGNGFDEIVFTTDSDVGSNWELRYVGVERGLETSFDYIPVDNDGLPAAEESTVTIDINPQTLSNEAPTLDLAQGTEVTVDSEHASYTNMLGVYFVSDGDPIPESPEVILTNSNNASMLRNVLETFEGDQDVHFFLISDAGGKGITNGDIQSSNLQFVMHEGHWALSLDRGGNSKIVDVQFDIAAFNPDGEEATFQFVNEADGSLTVLVDDQLRTNDDDDFDDLVISVDSAQDNTADYAATYVDSEGKVAVAGDVSINDVDSAEMSGATIVLTNAKDGDILNTGDLPDGMIAEITEANGEITVSLSGDFPMDVYEDVIGGITFENSRTTPDETDRVIEITVMDTAGEESNTATSTIAVVDVAATGQIVLNSGFESTATMTENPFATTEVDNWSNNGNDMAVRDYAGERTRDNGQFMELDSTHGNDVLSQTIATKAGETVSISFAFGGTWGSTFESNNFDVLLGDSLVASVLWNSDSAKYELVQDGVVIQTYEPNIKNAHWAEAEFEAVAPTDHAELTFAEHHSAGGDHTGTIIDNVQVERVFDTQIIGNDDDLLNGSKGDDIIFATDPEQPEDAAADGVQIFGDEGNDAIYGGNGNDLLNGGDGNDFIFGGDGDDIINAGSGNNYVITGEGNDTILIDRSALSDGEDMIVVEDFHVGTDALELGDGMSVKDITSHTDNSIDYTEVLVGDDQGNDVVVKLLGVTQTELSEHQTTISDTNTADDLIQFMIDSGTE